The nucleotide window TCCACTCAAACGTGGAAGGATTAAAATACGCTTACTTTTTATATGCACTACCATTTGATTTTAGACGATAATAGTCACTTCGATCAGTTGATCCAATAGCAAGGTCCCCTAACTTAGATGGCAAGCCGATTTTATAAGTCTTTGTTCCTCTATAATCTTTATATCCAGTGCCATTTTGATAATTACTAATTCCTCTCTTTTTAATTAAATTAGGAAAGATATAGCCTGATTCTTGCCATTTATTATTTTCTTTTACTGTAGAACCATTATACTTAAAGCTGATGAAATCTTTACACCATGCAGCAGGTCCACCTCTTTTATAAGAAAAAGTTTTGTTCTTATATGCTGCAGCACGCACTAAACGAACTCCAGTTTCATTGTTAGATTCAGTTACCTCTTCAACACCTACAGAATCAATTTGGGCAATTGCTTGCTCCGGTGAAATATCAACGGGATTATTAACTTCACTAGCTTTGATTGTGTTTGGTATTGCTAAAAATAAAGATAATAATAAAACAATTGACACGACTTCATACTTTTTCATAATCATTTTCTCCCTTATGTATATTCTAAAATATAAAATTATTATAACATTTTTATTTTATGTATAATAAATGATGAAATAAAATGGCTAATTAGTATACTAAACTACTTATTTTTAAATAATTCCCCCTATTTTTCAATTCAAATTGAATTTTATCATATCAATAGAAACAATTCGAGTTGTTTTTTTGCTTATATACAGAAATTCATGCAATAATTTTAAAAAAATTCACAAAAAATTCACAAAAAATTCACATTTAAAGACTACAAACTTCTTAAAACGTTAACTATTTCACTTACTCATTCATAAAATGTTTTTTCTATGTATACCTTATTATTTTTATACATTCACAATCAATAAATTTGCTAAAGTTAGTATAAATATTAATTATAATTTTTCTGCTATACAAAAATTGCTCCCTTCATTGGACCCAGTACAGAGAAACAAACTTGTTTTTAGTCTAATCATCCATGATATAATTATCTAAAATTACAGTTAGGAATGGAAACTATGAATATTCTAATAAAAATACGCGAACTAAACAATTTAACTAATAGCGAAAAAGAACTTGCTGACTATATTTTAGCTAATCCTAAACAAACGTTACAATTCAAGCCTAAAGAACTAGCTACCGCGGCCTTTATTTCTACGACAACCATTTATCGTTTAATCAACAAATTAGGGATAAATGGCATCGGTGAATTAAAAATCGAAATCGCCTCTAGTTTACGAGAAACGACCGCAGAAAAAGAAATTAATTATGATTATCCCATTTTAGAGTCGGATACCCCTTTTCAAATAATGACGAATTTGCGCCAAATTTATAACAGTACGATTGATGAAACATTAAATAATGCTGACCCGGAAGAATTAGTAGCCATTGGCGCGAAATTAATGAATGCCAAAGTAATTGATATTTATGCTGCCTCTGCAAATTTATTTTTCGCGAAAAATTTCCAATTTCAAATGCAGGAAGTTGGGATTTTAGTTAATGTTCCGGAAGAGGATTATATTCAAAGACTCTCCGCAGCAAATAGCGATGAAAATCACGTGGCACTGGTTGTTTCTTACGGTGGTAGAAGCGAAACATTACAAAAAGTAGTGCAGATTTTATCCGAGAACGATGTCCCAATTATTTTAATTACTTCGATGCAAGACAACCCACTCGTTAAGTTTGCCACCCATAAAATTTATATGGCATCTGCCGAAAATCATTACAACAAAGTTTCTTCCTTTTCAACAAGACAATCTCTTCTTAGCATTTTTGACACGATTTACTCCGTTATCTTTAACTACAATTATGAAAAAAATATTCAATATAAAATGACTAATTACCAAAAAATGAATACTGATTTGATATAAATTTTACAAAAAAGCGTTCGATTTCCCGATTGTTTGAAAAAAAGCTTTCAATCTTTCTTGATTCCGCCCCCTACTCACTTTTGAATGATACAATAAAGAAAAAAAGGAGTTATCACATGACTATCGAAGCGATTATTTTAGACATTGACGGTACACTACTCAGCGATAATAAAGAAATTACTCCGACAACAAAAAAAGCGCTTATTACCGCACAACAAAATGGAGTTAAATTAATTCTCGCATCTGGAAGACCAACAACAGCAATGCATCTTTATGCAGAGCAATTAGAAATGGATAAATACCACGGTTTCCTCGTTTCATACAACGGTGCCAAAGTGATTGATTGCCAAACAAACGAAGAACTATTCAGCCAAGCGCTCACTGTGACGGAAGGAAAAGCTGTACTCGAGCATATGAAGCAATTCGATGTGAAAGTGATGATTGATAAAGACGACTATATGTATGTAAATAATGTATTCGATTCTTTTGTGCCTTATCGCGGCGAAGAAATCAATATTATTGAGTACGAATCCCGCGGCGGAAACTTTAAATTATGTGAAAAGGATGACTTAGCTGCTTTCTTGGATTATCCAATTAGCAAAATATTGACGGCCGGAGATCCAGCGTATTTACAAGAAAATTATCAAGCCATGATGGAGCCTTTCAAAGAGTCCTTCAATTGTGTATTCACCGCAGACTTCTACTTTGAATTTACCGCACAAGGTATTGATAAAGCGAAGGCGTTAGATACTGTTTTAAAACCAATAGGAATTAGTACCGAGAACTTAATTGCTTTTGGGGATGGTCATAATGATATTACGATGGTACGTTATGCCCGAACAGGAGTTGCTATGAGTAATGCTGTATCAGAATTAAAAGAAGTTGCTGATCTCATAACTTTATCCAATAATGAAGACGGCATTGCCCATATGCTTACTAGTCTTATTTCCAATTAATAGAAGTAACTAAAAAAGCCGGGTTAAAAATCGGAATCAATCAGATTTTTAATCTGGCTTTAGCTTATTTAGATTGCCTACTTAAAAAAACCAAACTTTTTTAAATAGGGAACGGAGCAATCTTTTGTATAAATAAACTGATTTTGAAGTACTTTCCGTTCATTTTCTTCGAGTTCTTTCATGTAATCTGGACCGATGTTCTTTATTAAACGCTCTTTAATCTTTTTGTGCAATAATGGTCTACGTAATGCGTCATGGGCATCCGTAGCAATCAAATGAACCAATTGATTTTCCAGAAAAAGTTCGCTTGCTTTTTTGGGTTTTTTTCCGAATTTACCAGCCAAGCTTGACCATGTAAGTTGCGTCAAAGCACCCTGCATGACAAATTGATATAGACGATATGGATTATTAATAAATTCCAAATTTCTTTCTGGATGGGCAATAATCGGCACATAACCAGCCATTTGTATATCTGCAAATAATTGTGTTGCAAATGCAGGAACTCCTTGCGTTGGAAACTCAATAAGTGCATATCGGCTGTCAGCGAGCGTGGCTAAATCTCCAGTTTCTAATCCTGCAATAATTTCACCATGTATCCGGATTTCCTGTCCTACATGAATTGTAAGATCAATAGCAGCTGCTTTTATTAATTTATTCAGTTTGGCTACACGTTCCATGATATCCGGACGAAGATTAAAATAATCGCCCTTCAAATGATGAGGGGTTGCGATAATATCTGTAAATCCTTCTGCGACCGCTTGCCTCGCCATAGTTAAGCTAACTGTCTCTGTTGTTGGTCCATCATCTACTTGGCTTATAATATGACAATGTATATCAATCATACTTTTCCTTCCTTTTGTTTACTAATCTCTTTGCCGGAACTCCTACATATGTCTGATATGCAGCTGTATCTCTAGTAACTACTGCTCCGGCACCAATAGTAGAATAATCGCCTAAACTAACTTGAGGGGTAACAACTGCTGCTGCTCCAACATGAACACATACCCCAATTTTGACACCTCCAGTAATCGTTGCTCTCGGTGAAATGTGGGCATATTCATCAATAATTACATCATGTTCAATAATCGCAGCTGTATTCACAATCACATGCTTTCTAATTATTGCAGCTGGTTGAATGATGGCATGGGGCATAACAATACTTCCTTGTTCAAGAACTGATTTTTGCGAAATAACCGCTGTTGGATGAATAATCGTTGCATAAGAGACATTTCCTAATTTCTCAGCTATAGTTGCTCGGATGTTATTATTGCCAATTGCGATAAACCAGTATACGTCATCTGCCTTATACTTCTCATAGTCGGTAAATGGAGCACGAAATTGTTCATCCACTTTTTCGTAGGTTGTGTAATTATTATCTAATGTACCAATGATTGTATATTCTTTTTGCTGCATCAGACATTCTTGTACTACTTTACTATGTCCGCCGTCTCCAACTAGGATGACTTGCTTCACGATAATACGCTCCTTTTAAGCGGCCACATTGGTACGCTTTATTAGCTATTTTTTCTAGCACGTAAAGTAGCTGCTAGACAGATGAGTAGTCCAAGTCCTACTAACGGTTGTGAAGACTGATGCTCTCCTGTTTTTGGTAATTTTTTGACTGGTGCTTTCTTCGTTGTTTTTGGTTTACTTTCTTTAACTGGCTTACCACTCTCTTTAATGATC belongs to Listeria ivanovii subsp. ivanovii and includes:
- a CDS encoding MurR/RpiR family transcriptional regulator, whose translation is MNILIKIRELNNLTNSEKELADYILANPKQTLQFKPKELATAAFISTTTIYRLINKLGINGIGELKIEIASSLRETTAEKEINYDYPILESDTPFQIMTNLRQIYNSTIDETLNNADPEELVAIGAKLMNAKVIDIYAASANLFFAKNFQFQMQEVGILVNVPEEDYIQRLSAANSDENHVALVVSYGGRSETLQKVVQILSENDVPIILITSMQDNPLVKFATHKIYMASAENHYNKVSSFSTRQSLLSIFDTIYSVIFNYNYEKNIQYKMTNYQKMNTDLI
- a CDS encoding Cof-type HAD-IIB family hydrolase, producing MTIEAIILDIDGTLLSDNKEITPTTKKALITAQQNGVKLILASGRPTTAMHLYAEQLEMDKYHGFLVSYNGAKVIDCQTNEELFSQALTVTEGKAVLEHMKQFDVKVMIDKDDYMYVNNVFDSFVPYRGEEINIIEYESRGGNFKLCEKDDLAAFLDYPISKILTAGDPAYLQENYQAMMEPFKESFNCVFTADFYFEFTAQGIDKAKALDTVLKPIGISTENLIAFGDGHNDITMVRYARTGVAMSNAVSELKEVADLITLSNNEDGIAHMLTSLISN
- a CDS encoding tyrosine-protein phosphatase, whose protein sequence is MIDIHCHIISQVDDGPTTETVSLTMARQAVAEGFTDIIATPHHLKGDYFNLRPDIMERVAKLNKLIKAAAIDLTIHVGQEIRIHGEIIAGLETGDLATLADSRYALIEFPTQGVPAFATQLFADIQMAGYVPIIAHPERNLEFINNPYRLYQFVMQGALTQLTWSSLAGKFGKKPKKASELFLENQLVHLIATDAHDALRRPLLHKKIKERLIKNIGPDYMKELEENERKVLQNQFIYTKDCSVPYLKKFGFFK
- a CDS encoding acetyltransferase codes for the protein MKQVILVGDGGHSKVVQECLMQQKEYTIIGTLDNNYTTYEKVDEQFRAPFTDYEKYKADDVYWFIAIGNNNIRATIAEKLGNVSYATIIHPTAVISQKSVLEQGSIVMPHAIIQPAAIIRKHVIVNTAAIIEHDVIIDEYAHISPRATITGGVKIGVCVHVGAAAVVTPQVSLGDYSTIGAGAVVTRDTAAYQTYVGVPAKRLVNKRKEKYD